The following are encoded in a window of Gymnogyps californianus isolate 813 chromosome 21, ASM1813914v2, whole genome shotgun sequence genomic DNA:
- the AGTRAP gene encoding type-1 angiotensin II receptor-associated protein isoform X2 gives MELPAVNLKAIILVHWLLTVWGCMNYMFPASYAWGNFSVLAVGIWAIVQRDSLDAIMMFLTGLLLTVLTDIIHISVFYPPNNSLADVKRFSIGMAIFSLLLKPVSCYLVYRMYRERGGEYTFNIDLESLSDSHFAHNGVTHAGRDRSAYEPIDQQDAPPQRPDSSKTAQQPF, from the exons ATGGAGTTGCCTGCCGTCAACCTGAAG GCCATCATTCTGGTACACTGGCTGCTCACAGTGTG GGGATGCATGAATTACATGTTTCCAGCCTCCTATGCCTGGGGAAATTTCAGTGTCCTTGCAGTGGGGATCTGGGCTATTGTGCAGCGAGATTCCCTTGATGCTATCATGATG TTCCTGACTGGCCTGCTGCTCACGGTCCTCACAGACATCATTCACATCTCTGTCTTCTACCCTCCAAACAACTCTCTCGCTGATGTGAAGCGTTTCAGTATAGGCATGGCCATCTTCAGCCTCCTCCTCAAACCTGTGTCCTGCTATTTGGTGTATCGAATGTATCGGGAGCGTGGAGGAGAGTACACCTTTAACATAG ACCTGGAGTCCTTGTCTGACAGCCATTTTGCCCACAATG GTGTCACCCATGCAGGCCGGGATCGCAGCGCCTATGAGCCAATTGATCAGCAGGATGCCCCTCCACAGCGGCCTGACTCAAGCAAGACAGCCCAGCAGCCATTCTGA
- the AGTRAP gene encoding type-1 angiotensin II receptor-associated protein isoform X1 has translation MELPAVNLKAIILVHWLLTVWGCMNYMFPASYAWGNFSVLAVGIWAIVQRDSLDAIMMFLTGLLLTVLTDIIHISVFYPPNNSLADVKRFSIGMAIFSLLLKPVSCYLVYRMYRERGGEYTFNIGVTHAGRDRSAYEPIDQQDAPPQRPDSSKTAQQPF, from the exons ATGGAGTTGCCTGCCGTCAACCTGAAG GCCATCATTCTGGTACACTGGCTGCTCACAGTGTG GGGATGCATGAATTACATGTTTCCAGCCTCCTATGCCTGGGGAAATTTCAGTGTCCTTGCAGTGGGGATCTGGGCTATTGTGCAGCGAGATTCCCTTGATGCTATCATGATG TTCCTGACTGGCCTGCTGCTCACGGTCCTCACAGACATCATTCACATCTCTGTCTTCTACCCTCCAAACAACTCTCTCGCTGATGTGAAGCGTTTCAGTATAGGCATGGCCATCTTCAGCCTCCTCCTCAAACCTGTGTCCTGCTATTTGGTGTATCGAATGTATCGGGAGCGTGGAGGAGAGTACACCTTTAACATAG GTGTCACCCATGCAGGCCGGGATCGCAGCGCCTATGAGCCAATTGATCAGCAGGATGCCCCTCCACAGCGGCCTGACTCAAGCAAGACAGCCCAGCAGCCATTCTGA
- the C21H1orf167 gene encoding uncharacterized protein C1orf167 homolog: protein MYGTPREVRVRVASPPGDKGFRPVQQLSIKSVEVNNSEPHVKSSKESEEVCDSRSGAARRVAVVGSSQSSPFGIQVVEGFGEYSDIDCVNVSREGRRNKYSYQSSWRNWEADANVDQPEEPSVERSAKEPQCCEEGSQTQETVSREVLENSCWSLKVNEQSFQHLCDRQMLTRCFQAWRGHILWKRAAARQLYRHQLLRKVLGALQWAVHQRRMQLEVAQQRHASALLAVSFCRWREAVAKRSKKQALQPEPYSYTQSSSVGFFGVGRLATMTTSAQHQLTVGYSKEAEQACRVERGLWTQLHRRQRGDEFCWRVQAIRDMRRLAAAFRLWRLQKELLSKEEARLLEARALLEKKQLQNIFWVWRSRCLEMEQILALRTRIQRNLVSRCFSAWKETVEQKARYRCNLARLRAVSLRKYFQQWVQMLQVREGDKQAMVNYFLLRWRQRYGPVISSVTDKTATKRHEEQPLWTVERRFPEKTGYSFDDFCQKVTLQRVYLLWKARLCEHHRADSFSQTLEQCRLRKALKLWYQKCLVLKTIEQSPKHSHRTVYEEPLAMLFSEDLSTSSGFDSSAPATLASQSSLEKECSFSDSSQQSFSSILTAEDVTHMPYYSSFLQLHQCAELPAELGGELYLQASFPPQSTGSGRNWFVGGQFQSLALQSPDNNVQPLTSYSTWEEDCSSDKEVKSCWHQAEKHCLQRYFIVWSARTQQLVKAQQYCRLIQLSRAFLSWYHWVMENKNRNATAALKHRVHCCQMAFSLWKKRLAQKVEADQRFRCHIHQMTGDALWRWHSCWQRKRAVRELQQRWVQHSCQEKKRMVLQTWYCQTRKQKYAALFWERLLLHRCLVTWAQVTACRLRQHEALSCFKRVREHRLLVVSFTEWRVKFLRAEQRVPGERNHKWREPSQGKACHRWRLASRGQQALRLGSVATVKQACNYWTKAAAFSQCSRQCSTLIGARKSRKMSLSWSMKSRRGREKGSAPAAPLGLFPSAIHRWLVIYRNQNRAERLLLPHLVERPGVVGPSPAHARIQNKAEVDLEEWDEKWLGRKYLRWWHHTVILHQWQRDRRLRCLARGWHQWKEASRVVVLAQVLDQQRLIEKAWRVWRRRHLQSCVVQNFLEEEARSLLSQAFGRWRQLTAFQLKDKGRC, encoded by the exons ATGTATGGGACTCCAAGGGAAGTGCGTGTGAGAGTCGCTTCTCCTCCTGGAGATAAAGGGTTTAGACCAGTCCAGCAGCTTAGTATTAAATCTGTAGAAGTCAACAACTCTGAACCTCATGTTAAGTCCAGCAAAGAGTCAGAAGAGGTGTGTGACTCTAGGTCAGGAGCGGCCAGAAGAGTGGCTGTGGTGGGAAGCAGCCAGTCCAGCCCTTTCGGTATTCAGGTTGTAGAAGGCTTTGGTGAATATTCTGACATAGATTGTGTGAATGtgagcagagaaggaaggagaaacaaataCTCCTACCAAAGCAGCTGGAGGAATTGGGAAGCTGACGCCAATGTCGACCAGCCTGAAGAACCTTCTGTGGAGAGGAGTGCCAAAGAACCACAGTGCTGTGAAGAAGGGAGCCAGACACAGGAAACTGTGTCCAGAGAG GTCTTGGAGAACAGCTGCTGGTCATTGAAGGTGAATGAGCAAAG ttTCCAGCACTTGTGTGACAGACAAATGCTAACTAGGTGTTTCCAAGCCTGGAGGGGACACATCCTCTGGAAaagggctgcagccaggcagcttTACAGACATCAACTGCTTCGGAAGGTCCTTGGTGCTTTGCAGTGGGCTGTGCACCAGAGGAGGATGCAGCTGGAGGTAGCCCAGCAGAGACATGCCTCGGCTCTGCTAGCTGTCAGCTTCTGCAGG TGGAGGGAAGCTGTGGCAAAACGGAGCAAGAAGCAAGCTCTGCAGCCTGAGCCATATTCTTATACCCAGAGTTcatcagtggggttttttggagtAGGAAGATTAGCAACTATGACAACCTCAGCTCAGCACCAGCTTACAGTAGGATACTCAAAGGAAGCTGAGCAGGCTTGTAG GGTGGAGAGAGGACTGTGGACACAGCTTCATCGTAGGCAGAGAGGAGATGAGTTCTGCTGGAGAGTTCAAGCAATCAGAGATATGAGACGGCTAGCTG cagctttcagaCTGTGGCGCctgcagaaggagctgctgAGCAAAGAGGAAGCCAGGCTTTTGGAAGCCCGTGCTCTgctggaaaagaagcagctacaaaacattttctgggTGTGGCGTTCCCGATGCTTGGAAATGGAACAGATTTTAGCACTGAGAACTCGGATCCAAAGAAACTTGGTCTCCCG GTGCTTCAGTGCATGGAAGGAGACTGTTGAGCAGAAGGCACGTTACAGGTGCAACCTGGCCCGTCTCAGAGCAGTATCACTGAGGAAATACTTCCAGCAGTGGGTTCAGATGCTGCAGGTCAGAGAAGGTGATAAGCAGGCAATGGTGAACTACTTCCTCCTACGATGGAGGCAGCGTTATG GACCAGTTATAAGCTCAGTAACTGACAAGACTGCGACAAAGAGGCATGAAGAACAGCCATTGTGGACTGTAGAGAGACGGTTTCCGGAGAAAACAGGCTACTCTTTTGATGACTTCTGCCAAAAGGTGACGCTCCAGAGAGTGTACCTGCTGTGGAAAGCAAGGCTGTGCGAGCATCACAGAGCTGA TTCTTTCTCTCAGACTTTGGAGCAGTGTAGACTCAGAAAAGCTCTGAAATTATGGTACCAAAAGTGTCTCGTGCTGAAGACAATTGAACAAAGTCCTAAGCACTCGCACAGGACTGTCTATGAAGAACCTCTTGCCATGCTGTTTTCTGAGGACCTCTCAACATCTTCCGGATTTGACAGCAGTGCTCCAGCTACTCTGGCCTCTCAAAGCTCACTGGAAAAG GAATGCAGTTTTAGTgacagcagccagcagagcttCTCCTCCATTCTGACTGCTGAGGATGTCACACACATGCCATATTACAGTTCTTTCCTGCAACTACACCAATGCGCAGAGCTGCCAGCTGAGCTGGGTGGGGAGCTGTACTTGCAGGCCTCCTTTCCTCCACAGAGTACTGGATCTGG AAGAAATTGGTTTGTGGGAGGTCAGTTCCAGTCTTTGGCACTGCAGAGTCCAGACAATAATGTCCAGCCTCTCACCAGTTACTCTACATGGGAAGAG GACTGCAGTTCTGACAAGGAGGTGAAGAGTTGCTGGCACCAAGCAGAGAAACACTGCCTGCAGAGGTACTTCATTGTCTGGTCAGCTCGGACTCAGCAACTTGTAAAGGCCCAGCAGTACTGCAGGCTCATTCAGCTGTCTCG AGCCTTTCTCAGCTGGTACCACTGGGTCATGGAAAATAAGAACCGAAATGCAACAGCAGCCCTAAAACATCGAGTTCATTGCTGCCAGATGGCTTTCAGCCTGTGGAAGAAGAGACTGGCCCAGAAAGTGGAAGCCGACCAGAGATTCAGGTGTCACATTCACCAGATGACTGGTGATGCTCTGTGGCGTTGGCATTCCTGCTGGCAAA GGAAGCGTGCTGTGAGAGAGCTGCAGCAGCGATGGGTTCAACACAGCTGCCAGGAGAAGAAGAGGATGGTCCTGCAGACGTGGTATTGCCAaacaaggaagcagaaatatGCTGCTTTATTCTGGGAACGTCTTCTCCTGCACAG GTGCCTAGTCACGTGGGCCCAGGTCACTGCTTGTAGACTGAGGCAGCACGAAGCCCTCTCTTGTTTTAAAAGGGTCAGAGAGCACCGTCTCCTAGTTGTGAGCTTTACCGAGTGGAGGGTGAAATTCTTGAGAGCTGAACAGCGGGTGCCGGGAGAGAGAAACCACAAGTGGCGGGAACCCTCTCAGGGTAAAGCCTGTCACCGCTGGCGATTGGCCTCAAGGGGACAGCAAGCCCTGCGCCTAGGATCTGTGGCTACTGTAAAACAG gcCTGCAACTACTGGACAAAAGCAGCTGCCTTTTCCCAGTGCTCACGGCAGTGCAGTACCCTGATAGGCGCtaggaagagcaggaagatgTCTCTGTCTTGGTCCATGA aaagcagaagaggcagagaaaagggtTCAGCACCAGCTGCCCCTCTTGGGCTTTTTCCCAGTGCCATTCACCGCTGGCTGGTGATCTACAGAAACCAAAACAGGGCTGAAAGGTTGCTGCTCCCTCACCTGGTAGAGAGACCTGGTGTGGTAGGACCCTCTCCTGCACATGCAAGAATCCAGAACAAAGCAGAGGTGGACTTGGAGGAGTGGGATGAGAAGTGGCTTGG GAGGAAGTATCTGAGGTGGTGGCATCACACGGTGATACTTCACCAGTGGCAGCGTGACAGGAGACTGCGCTGTCTGGCAAGGGGATGGCATCAGTGGAAAGAAGCCAGCAGGGTGGTGGTACTGGCTCAGGTGTTG GACCAGCAGCGGCTGATAGAAAAGGCCTGGAGGGTATGGAGACGACGACATTTGcaaagctgtgtggtgcagaattttttggaggaggaagcCAGGAGCCTGCTATCTCAG GCCTTTGGAAGGTGGCGCCAGCTAACAGCATTCCAGCTCAAGGACAAAGGACGCTGCTGA